Proteins encoded in a region of the Nocardia asteroides genome:
- a CDS encoding helix-turn-helix transcriptional regulator has product MNGDRPVGELLREWRHRRKLSQLDLAIQADVSARHVSFVETGRTIPSRSMVLHLAEQLDIPLRERNRVLLAAGHAPEFQRRDWTDPALRRARSAVQRVLHLHKPFPALAVDQRWNLVQANDCVGVFFDDVDPDLLEPPVNMMRLGLHPRGFASRLRNLEQVRAFLLPRLARQVTATGDAELAALQEELWGCGAPGSADSDPADIMLPIRLRHRDAELSFFSTITTFGAAFDITLDEVAVEAYFPADDETAAYLRGLADAAR; this is encoded by the coding sequence ATGAACGGTGACCGACCGGTAGGCGAGCTGCTGCGCGAGTGGCGGCACCGGCGGAAGTTGAGTCAGCTCGATCTGGCCATTCAGGCGGACGTGTCCGCCCGGCACGTCAGTTTCGTCGAGACCGGCCGCACGATTCCCAGCCGATCCATGGTGCTGCACCTGGCCGAACAGCTCGACATCCCGCTGCGCGAACGCAACCGAGTGCTGCTCGCCGCCGGACACGCTCCCGAGTTCCAGCGCCGCGATTGGACCGATCCCGCGCTACGGCGCGCCCGTTCCGCCGTACAGCGAGTCCTGCATCTGCACAAACCCTTTCCAGCGCTGGCCGTGGACCAGCGCTGGAATCTCGTACAGGCCAACGACTGCGTCGGTGTCTTCTTCGACGACGTCGATCCGGATCTGCTCGAACCTCCGGTCAACATGATGCGGCTCGGTCTGCACCCACGGGGATTCGCCTCCCGGCTGCGCAATCTCGAACAGGTCCGGGCCTTCCTGCTGCCCCGCCTGGCGCGCCAGGTCACGGCGACCGGAGATGCCGAACTCGCGGCTCTGCAGGAGGAACTGTGGGGCTGCGGCGCCCCGGGGAGTGCCGACAGCGACCCCGCGGACATCATGTTGCCGATCCGGCTGCGCCACCGCGACGCCGAACTCTCGTTCTTCAGCACGATCACCACCTTCGGCGCGGCTTTCGACATTACGCTCGACGAGGTCGCGGTCGAAGCGTACTTCCCTGCCGACGACGAAACAGCCGCCTATCTGCGCGGGCTTGCCGACGCCGCCCGATAG